One Callospermophilus lateralis isolate mCalLat2 chromosome 6, mCalLat2.hap1, whole genome shotgun sequence genomic region harbors:
- the Arg1 gene encoding arginase-1 isoform X1 yields the protein MSSKSKSVGVIGAPFSKGQPRGGVEKGPTVLRNAGLLEKLKEQECDVKDYGDLPFADVPNDSTFQIVKNPKSVGKANEQLADVVSEVQKNNRVSLVLGGDHSYIVKTLGIKYFSMTEVDKLGIGKVMEETLSYLLGRKKRAIHLSFDVDGVDPAFTPATGTPVMGGLSYREGLYITEEIYKTGLLSGVDIMEVNPSLGKTPEEVTRTVNTAVAITLACFGVAREGNHKPRVNYLNPPK from the exons ATGAGCTCCAAGTCAAAATCCGTAGGGGTTATCGGAGCCCCTTTCTCAAAGGGACAG CCACGAGGAGGGGTGGAAAAAGGCCCTACAGTCTTGAGAAATGCTGGTCTGCTGGAGAAACTTAAAGAACAAG AGTGTGATGTGAAAGACTATGGAGACCTGCCCTTTGCTGATGTTCCTAATGACAGCACCTTTCAAATTGTGAAGAATCCAAAGTCTGTGGGAAAAGCCAACGAGCAGCTGGCAGATGTGGTGTCAGAGGTCCAGAAGAACAACAGAGTCAGCTTGGTGCTGGGTGGAGACCACAG CTACATTGTGAAAACTCTGGGTATTAAATACTTTTCAATGACTGAAGTGGATAAGTTGGGAATTGGCAAGGTGATGGAAGAAACACTCAGCTATCTACTAGGAAG aaagaaaagggcaaTTCATCTGAGTTTTGATGTTGATGGAGTGGACCCTGCTTtcacacctgctactggcacaccTGTCATGGGGGGTCTGTCCTACAGAGAAGGTCTGTACATCACAGAAGAAATTTACAAAACAG ggcTACTCTCAGGAGTGGATATAATGGAAGTAAACCCATCTCTTGGGAAGACACCAGAAGAAGTAACTCGAACAGTGAACACAGCAGTAGCAATAACCTTGGCTTGTTTTGGAGTTGCTCGGGAGGGTAATCATAAGCCTAGAGTTAACTACCTTAACCCACCTAAGTAA
- the Arg1 gene encoding arginase-1 isoform X2, with the protein MSSKSKSVGVIGAPFSKGQPRGGVEKGPTVLRNAGLLEKLKEQECDVKDYGDLPFADVPNDSTFQIVKNPKSVGKANEQLADVVSEVQKNNRVSLVLGGDHSLAIGSISGHARVHPDLGVIWVDAHTDINTPLTTPTGNLHGQPVSFLLKELKGEIPDVPGFSWVTPCISAKDIVYIGLRDVDPGEHYIVKTLGIKYFSMTEVDKLGIGKVMEETLSYLLGRKKRAIHLSFDVDGVDPAFTPATGTPVMGGLSYREGLYITEEIYKTGLLSGVDIMEVNPSLGKTPEEVTRTVNTAVAITLACFGVAREGNHKPRVNYLNPPK; encoded by the exons ATGAGCTCCAAGTCAAAATCCGTAGGGGTTATCGGAGCCCCTTTCTCAAAGGGACAG CCACGAGGAGGGGTGGAAAAAGGCCCTACAGTCTTGAGAAATGCTGGTCTGCTGGAGAAACTTAAAGAACAAG AGTGTGATGTGAAAGACTATGGAGACCTGCCCTTTGCTGATGTTCCTAATGACAGCACCTTTCAAATTGTGAAGAATCCAAAGTCTGTGGGAAAAGCCAACGAGCAGCTGGCAGATGTGGTGTCAGAGGTCCAGAAGAACAACAGAGTCAGCTTGGTGCTGGGTGGAGACCACAG TTTGGCAATTGGAAGCATCTCTGGCCATGCCAGGGTCCATCCTGACCTTGGAGTCATCTGGGTGGATGCTCACACGGATATCAACACTCCACTGACAACCCCCACTGGGAACTTGCATGGACAACCTGTGTCTTTCCTCTTAAAGGAACTGAAAGGAGAG ATCCCTGATGTACCAGGATTCTCCTGGGTGACTCCCTGCATATCTGCCAAGGATATTGTGTATATTGGCTTGAGAGACGTGGATCCAGGGGAACA CTACATTGTGAAAACTCTGGGTATTAAATACTTTTCAATGACTGAAGTGGATAAGTTGGGAATTGGCAAGGTGATGGAAGAAACACTCAGCTATCTACTAGGAAG aaagaaaagggcaaTTCATCTGAGTTTTGATGTTGATGGAGTGGACCCTGCTTtcacacctgctactggcacaccTGTCATGGGGGGTCTGTCCTACAGAGAAGGTCTGTACATCACAGAAGAAATTTACAAAACAG ggcTACTCTCAGGAGTGGATATAATGGAAGTAAACCCATCTCTTGGGAAGACACCAGAAGAAGTAACTCGAACAGTGAACACAGCAGTAGCAATAACCTTGGCTTGTTTTGGAGTTGCTCGGGAGGGTAATCATAAGCCTAGAGTTAACTACCTTAACCCACCTAAGTAA